GGTCGTGGTCCTTTCCGGTGGCACGGATCGCCGCAGCGATGGTGGTGCTGCCGGTGTTTCTCCAGGCTCCTTGGGTTCGCCTGGATCCGTTTTCGGCCACCTTGTTCACGGGTGTTCTGGTGGCAGCCGGGCTGGTGTTGCATCAAAGCCGCTCGCAGACAGCATCCGATCTGGGATCGCTGCTGGTTGGTTTCAGCGGCAGCTGGCTTGCAGGGTGCATTTTCTGGGGATGGTTGCGAGCCCATCCCGTGTTGCACCTTCCGGTGGAAGCTTTCGCTGTGCCTGTGGCCTTGGGCGGCTTGCAAGGCCGCTGGAGACTGGCAGCGACCTTCTACCTCTCATCCCTCGTGGGTACAGCCTGTACTGACCTGGCCATGGCAGCCACCGGCGTGATGCGGTTCTGGCCCGAAGTGGTGACGGCGTCCCTGAATCAGGCTCCACTGCTGCTCCATCAGGCGGGGCTGCATCTGCTACAGCCCCTGCCCCTCCTAACCCTGGTGGTTGCAGCTGCATTGGTGCTCATGGCCGGACGTCGCCTCAACCTGAGCAGCGCCGGATCCAACGGTGACGCCGGAGCCATGGCCTCTGCTGTCTTGATCACAACCCTCTGGGTGGATGGCTTGTTCCTGCTCACGGCGCTACTCCAGCCCGGGCTGAGTGGCCTTATCGAATGAATCGAGTGAAACGAACTGCAAAAGCTCCCACGATCCAGGGGCTTGATCGGCGCAACGACTTGTAGTCTTCCCGAGCCGGCTCCGCCGGTCGACCCGTTCTGACCCCTGATCGAGAGTTGAGATGAAGCGGCTTCTGAGCTGGCTGACTGGCGCACTGCTGATGGCAAGTCTGATGGCAGGCCTTGTGCTTCCCAGCAGCGTCTATGCCGACGACGACCTTCGCAGCAAGTATTCCGGCAACGAGATCCGCAACGTTGTCGACGACAAGATCGCTGAAAGTGAAGGCAAGGTGGACCTGAACAATTCCTCCGTGCGTCGCTTCCAGCAATTCCCTGGCATGTACCCAACCATGGCCGGAAAGATCGTTCTGGGTGGTCCCTACAACAGCGTTGACGACGTGCTGTCTCTTGACCTGACAGACCGCCAGCAGGAGCTGTTCGCCAAGTACCGGGACAATTTCATCGTCACGCCTCCTTCAATTGCTCTGAACGAGGGAGACGACCGCATCAATGACGGTCAATACCGCTGATTTCTAACCCCGTCACAATGTCTGTGACTGCTTGAACCGCCGGACCACCGGCGGTTTTTTTGTCCCCGTGATGGCCCAGCCCCGTAGCTCTAACCCCATCCCCTCAGGTCCCTGGGACGTGGTGGTAATTGGTGCCGGGGCAGCGGGGTTGATGACTTGCCTTGATCTGCCGCCAGGGCTCAAGGTGTTGCTTCTCAACCGCAACACAGGGCGGCGTTCCTCAAGCCGCTGGGCCCAGGGCGGCATCGCAGCGGTGACCCGCAAGGAGGACAGTGCCGATAGCCATGCCGAGGACACGGTTCTGGCTGGAGCCGGCCTCTGCGATGGCGATGCGGTACGCCTGCTGGTGCAGGAGGCGCCCCATTGCGTCGAGCGTCTGGGACAACTGGGCATGGCCTTTGACCGGGATCAGAACGGTCTTGCCACCACCCTCGAAGCAGCCCATAGCCACAGGCGGGTGCTGCATGTACAAGACCGCACCGGGCGCGCCCTGGTGGATGTGCTGCGGGATTGTGTTGAGCAACGGCCTGGGTTGCTGCACCGCCGAGGCGTACGGGTGACGCAGCTGCTGGTGCGCGATGGGCGCTGCTGCGGCGTGCAGGTTCTGGATGGAGCGCATCTTCATGGCATCGAAGCCCGCGCCGTGGTGCTGGCCAGCGGCGGCGGCGGCCATCTGTTCGCCAACACCACCAACCCCGCCCAGGCCTGCGGTGAAGGCATTGCCCTGGCTTGGCAAGCCGGTGCTGCAGTGGAAGATCTGGAATTCGTGCAATTCCATCCCACGGCCATCCGTCTGGATGATGCCCCCTGTTTTCTGATCTCCGAGGCCGTTCGCGGTGAAGGTGGCGTGCTGGTGGATTCCCTCGGGGGAAGCCCTGTGGCCCATCTGCGCCAACGCGACCTCTCCCCGCGGGATCAGGTGAGCCGCGCCTTGATGCAAGCCATGCAGCGGCAGCAGGTGAAACAGATGTGGCTGGACTTCGCCGCCATCCCGCGCGACCAGGCGGAGCGACGCTTCCCAACGATCCTGGACCGCTGCGATGAACTCGGGCTAAACCCGTTGGAACGACCGATCCCGGTAGCTCCGGCCGCCCACTACTGGATGGGAGGGGTCGCCACGGATCTGCAGGCCGCCACAACACTGCCAGGGCTCTTTGCCGTGGGGGAGGTGGCCTGCACCGGCCTGCATGGAGCCAACCGTTTGGCCAGCAACTCTCTGATGGAGTGCCTGGTGTTCGCCCATCGCCTCAAGGAGATCGAACTCGGCCCTACCCCACAGGCCCTGACCACAGGCAAAGCCCAACCACTCGAACTGGACCTGGACGGCAGCAGCAGTTCGCAGTTGATCGACGCGATCGAGCAGCTGCGACAGCTCTGCTGGCGGCGGGCGGGTGTGGAGCGATCCGCCACCGGACTGAGCCATGCCCTCACCAAGGTTAAAGAGGACATGCAGCATCTTGAGCAGCAGGCTCTGCTTCAGGCCTTGCTGCGGCAGGACCCATGTGCCGCACGTCTGCTGGCGGAAAGCAGCCGACGCGATCTGAACCTGTTGCTGGATCTGCACCACCGGCTATTGACCAGCCGTCTGATGCTGGAAGCCTGCCTGTTTCGCGGCGAAAGCCGAGGCGGTCATTACCGCAGCGATGCTCCGGCTCCGCTGCCGCAATGGCGGCAGCATTCCAGGCAGCAACGAGAGCAGGGCATCTTCACCCGAGCCGTGCGCCCCTGATTTAGAAGTCGGTGTCGCCCTCGTAGCCGCTGAGTTCCGCCAGGGTGTCGAGCCCTTTCACGCCGGAATCGATGCTGCCATTGATCTCCCAGCTGGGGAAGCCCTCCAATCCTTTGCTGCGGCAGAGATCGGCCTGGTTGTTTTCACCATCCGGAGCGCACTCAACCACCTGGAGCTGATCGGAAGCCTGCTTGCCAAACAGCTCCTTCTGTTCGTGGCAGTGGGGGCACCAGTAAGCGGAATACATCACCGCACCACTGCTGGTGAGGTGCTCGGCCAAAGCGATTGACGCAGGCGTGCTCTCGGTCGTGACGACCGGAGCAACAGTGCCGCTGACCACGGCCTCGGGCCGATTCGGATCCACCACCGACGCCCAGATCAAGCCCCCCAGAAGCACGGCAAGGGCCAGGAGCACACCACGGAACAGCAACTGACCCAGGTCTTCCCAGCCACCGCCGACGATGGAGAGGATCAAGAGTGCGAGTGATAACCCGGCTGAGAGGACGCAGAAGAAGCAGAAGGCCTGGATTTTGAGCAGCATCACCCCCAGCAGCACACCGCTGAAGACAGCCATGGCCAGGGACACCGTGAAGAGGCCCCACCAGGTGCGGCGCGACAGGTCGCTCTTGTTCTCCTGCAAACCGGGCAACAGCGGCAGCAATGCCATCAGCAGAACGGCGCCGTAGGCCAGCACCCCCACAAACGACAACGGGATCCCAGCGAAGACCGTCCCCCAGGCGCTGTTCAGCACCTTGTCGCAGCCGTCGGCCCCCATCGGACACGTGAGGTTGCCGAGCAAACCCCAGCGCTTGAGGGTGATCGAACCGGTGTCGATCAGCCCCGCGGTGGCCAGCACCGCCATGGCGATGCGGGCCCATTTGGCACCGGAATCCTGGCGGCGACGGCTGACGAGACGGGTGGTGCCCATCCTTGATCTTCAAGTGTTCGAATTCTGTCAGTTCCGGCGTGATCAGGCCGCTTCGTAGGCTGATCCTTGGCCTGCCGGTGACGTGATGACAAGCACTCCGACGAAACCGACGGTCGCGTTTGCCCACCTGGGGTGCGAGAAGAATCGGGTGGACACCGAGCACATGGTGGGGTTGCTGGCAGAAGCGGGCTACGGCGTCAGCACCGATGAAAGTGATGCCGCCGTCGTGGTGGTGAACACCTGCAGCTTCATCCAGGACGCCCGAGAAGAATCGGTGAGAACCCTTGTGGGACTTGCGGAACAGGGCAAGGAACTGATCATCGCGGGATGCCTGGCCCAGCATTTCCAGGAGGAATTGCTGGAGTCAATTCCAGAAGCCAAAGCCATCGTGGGTACCGGCGATTACCAGCACATCGTTGACGTGCTGCAGCGGGTGGAAGCAGGAGAGCGGGTCAACCAAGTGAGCACCGTGCCCACCTTCGTGGGCGATGAACACCTGCCGCGCCAGCGCACCACCGACCAGGCCGTGGCCTTCCTCAAGGTGGCTGAGGGCTGCGACTACCGCTGCGCTTTCTGCATCATTCCGAAACTGCGGGGGGATCAGCGCAGCCGGCCGATTGAATCGATCGTGGCCGAAGCCCAGCAACTGGCGGAACAGGGGGTGCAGGAGCTGATCCTGATCAGCCAGATCACCACCAACTACGGCCTCGACCTCTACGGCAAACCCAAACTGGCGGAACTGCTGCGGGCTCTTGGAGAGGTGGAGATCCCCTGGATTCGGGTGCACTACGCCTATCCCACTGGCCTGACGCCGGATGTCCTAGCGGCTTACCGGGACGTGCCGAATGTCGTGCCTTATCTCGATCTTCCGCTGCAGCACAGCCATCCGGAGGTTCTGCGGGCGATGAACCGCCCCTGGCAAGCCGATGTGAACGACCGCCTGCTGGATCAAATCCGCGAGCAACTCCCAGACGCTGTGCTGCGCACCACGCTGATTGTGGGATTCCCCGGCGAAACCGAGGAGCATTTCCAGCATCTGATGGCCTTCCTTGAGCACCAGCGCTTCGATCATGTGGGGGTGTTCACGTTCTCGCCGGAAGACGGAACTGCAGCAGCCGACCTCCCCGATCACGTCGACCCCGAGGTGGCCCAGGCCCGCAAGGATGCCCTGATGGCACTGCAGCAGCCGATTTCAGCAGAACGCAACAGCCGCTGGGTGGGCCGCACCGTGGATGTGCTGATCGAACAGCACAACCCCCAGACCGGCGAAATGATCGGCCGCTGCGCCCGCTTTGCTCCAGAGGTGGATGGCGAAGTCCGGGTCCAACCCGGAGAGGACGGACAGCAGGCCGCACCAGGCAGCCTGGTGCCGGTGGAGATCACCGGAGCTGACATCTATGACCTCAGCGGGCGGGTTGTGGGTGCCCGCGCCATGGTGGCCGCAGCGAGACGACAGGGTTGACCCTTTTCAAACTGGATGCCGAACAGCAACGCAAGCTTTTTCTGATCGCCTCAGGCGTGAGCACGGCTGGGTCTTTTGCCGGCATCACCGCTAAGGGCTGGATCCTGATGAAGGGGGGAGTTGATCCCTTTGTGCTGGCGCTGAACTTCGCCGCACTGTCACTGCCCAGCCTGCTGGTGAGCGGTCCGGCGGGGGTGCGCACCGACTGCGTGGGCTGTGAACGGGTGCTGGTGCAAGCGCAGTGGGCGCTGCTGGCCGCCTCGGGGCTGGGGGCCCTCGCCATTCCCCTCTTGGAGGGCACACCACAGGTGCTGCTGTTGCTCTGCAGCACCCTGCTGGTGGGCATCGCCGGCGCCTATGAGCTGACGGCCCGAAACAAGTACTGCTCGATCCTGGTGGAACGACCGGAACAGCTGGCGGGCTACCTCACGAGCTTTTCGGTGGTGTTCAACGTTGGCAAGCTGGTGGGCCCCCCGATCGGCGGCTGGTTGCTGGCGGCCACTGGCCCGGCCTGGGCCCTCGGGATTGATGCGGCCAGCTATCTGCTGCCAATTGCCAGTTTGATGTTTCTTCTGCGCCCAAATCGGGATCAGGAAGTGCGCAGCAGCGGCGGCGAGGATGCCAGCCTGCTCAACGCCTGGCGGCACTGCGGCAGCACCCTGCAAGGGGTGCTCAGTTTCACCGCGGTTCTCTGTCTGATCGGGTTTTATCACCCGGGGCTGACCCCCTTGATCGCCTTTGAACAGCTAGGGGCCAAGCCCACAGATCTGGGCCTTTTCACCAGCGTGCTGGCGGGCGGCAGCATCCTTGGCGGCGTGGTGTTGCAGCGCAACAGTCAGCGTTTCTGCCGTCGCCCGTTCCTCACCCTGGGGGGCTTTGGCCTGATCACAGCTGTGGCTCAGTTGGGGATGGCCCGCACATCGGGGCCGGGCTTCAGCCTGGCCATGGCCTTCCTGATCGGCGCCGGCACAGCCGGCCTGTTAAGCAGTTGCAATCTGATCAGTCAGATCGGCTCTCCTCAGGTCATGCGCGGGCGAATGGCCGGTCTGAGCCAAATCGCCTTCCTCGGAGGTGGCGGGCTCAGTGGGCTGATCGTGGCTGTGCTGGTCATGAGCACCAGCCTGTCCACGGCCTTCGCACTCACCGGTGGCCTCAGTGCCGTGGTGGCAGTGCTCTGGATGCGAAAACGAGGAGCAAAACGTCTGGAACCGCTCAGATGAGCTTGATTCCCTTGAGGATTTTGGTGAGCACAAAAGCCGTCACCAGACCGGAACCAACCAGGCCGAGATAGATGCCGACGCCCATGTGCAAGTAAGGAGGTGACCACTATTAGATCAGACATCGGCCTTGGTTCAGGCCATTCCGCTTAGGGTTTGTGAACAGCTGATACCTAAGTAGAGGTATCTCCAACCGGGCCAACCGGACGTCCATCCACCAACGCCCGACGCCATGCGCACCCTGTTCGTTTACCCCGAGTTCCCGAAGACCTTCTGGAGTTACGAGAAGATCCTCGAGCTGGTGAACCGAAAAGTGCTGCTGCCCCCTCTGGGGATGGTGACTGTTGCTGCTCTTCTGCCCCAGGACTGGGAAATGAAGTTGGTGGACCGCAACGTGCGGGAGGTGACTGAGGAGGAGTGGGATTGGGCTGAACTGGTGATCATCTCGGGGATGATCGTCCAGAAAGACGACATGGCCGTGCAGATCGGCAAGGCCAAAGAGCGAGGCCTGCCGGTGGCCATTGGAGGCCCGTTCGCCAGTTCCACTCCGGATGCACCCGAACTTGATCAAGCGGATTTCAAGATCCTGGATGAAGGAGAAATCACCCTGCCGATGTTCCTGGAGGCCCTTGAACGCGGCGAAACCAGTGGACGTTTCACCTCCGAGGGAGACAAGCCGGATGTCACTGCCACACCGATCCCCCGCTTCGATCTGCTTCAACTAGACGCCTATGACTCGATGAGCGTTCAGTTTTCGCGGGGCTGCCCGTTCAACTGCGAGTTCTGCGACATCATTGTTCTGTACGGCCGCAAACCCAGAACAAAAACTCCCGAGCAATTGGTAGCGGAGTTGCAGTACCTCTACGACCTCGGGTGGCGACGATCGATCTTTCTGGTGGACGACAACTTCATCGGCAACAAGCGCAACGCCAAACTGCTGTTGCCAGAGATCCGCACGTGGCAGGAGGAGCGGGGTTACCCCTTCAGCTTCGCTACCGAGGCCTCCGTCGACCTGGCCGACGACGACGAGATGATGCGGATGATGCACGACGCCCGCTTTGAAAGCGTCTTCCTTGGCATCGAGACCCCCGATGAGGCCAGCCTAGAAACGGCCCGCAAGGTGCAAAACACACGGAACCCTCTTGATGCCGCCGTTGATCGGATCACAGCGAACGGCATCCGAGTGATGGCCGGCTTCATCATTGGCTTTGACGGCGAAAAGGATGGTGCAGGACGCAGAATCGTGGACTTTGTGACTCGCACTGGCATCCCCGCCGCAATGATGGGAATGCTGCAGGCTCTGCCGAAGACGGCACTGTGGGCACGATTGGAGCGAGAGGGTCGCCTGATTCAGGGGGAAGAAGCCGCCAAGGGCGTCAACCAGACCAACCTGCTGAACTTCGAACCCACCCGACCGATCCGGGACATCGCCAACGAGTACGTGGAAGCCTTCTGCGCTCTGTACGAACCCAATGCCTACATGGATCGGGTTTACAGCTATTACCTGAAGATGGGCGCTCCACGCTGGAAGGCTGCCGCCAAACTTCCGACTTGGATTGATATCAAGGCGTTGAGCACCGTGGTCTGGCGTCAGGGAATCAAGCGCAACACCCGCAGCCGCTTCTGGAAGTACATGTTTGGCATGGCCCGTCAAAACCCTGCTCTGCTGGAGCAGTTCTTAGTGGTCTTGGCCCACAACGAACACTTCCTCGAATACCGCTCGATTGTGCAGCGGGAAATCCGCGAACAGCTGGAATCCCTACCGCCGGAAGAGCCCACAACCCCGAAAGAATTGCAGCCCGTCTAACACTCAGTCCTGCACGTAAGACGTGTCGTTTCTCAGACACTGCTCGGCCTTCTGCAACTCCCTACCCAAATACAGGGCATGGTCGAGTCGGCTCAGTGCGTGAGGGCCGTCTCCTTCAGTGAGCTGAATGCCCAGCTGTTTGGCTGTACGACCGCGATAAATCGCTGAGGGGCGCCGGGGGGCATTGACACCGTCACAACGCAACACGTCGCCGGTCTCTGAATCACGGGCCAGCCCTTTGTCATCAATGGTGTTGCCGTAGTGCTCCAGCACCAGTTCGGCCGCATCGCGATCCAGCTTGATCAGGAAATAGCCACTCGGATCCAAGGCGATGAAGCGCTGGGAGAGGCGCTGATCCAGAGCATCCATCGCCGCGGCTGTGGATGCCGGTGCTTCTGGGGTTGTGGTCATGCCTTCAACCTACAAAGCCAAGGCCGGAGGTTCTGCTTTGAAGGGCAGCTCCGCATTGATGGAGTCGATCTCTTCCAGCATCAAGCCGTTCACCTTGGGCAGCCAGGTGCGAATCAACTGATCCATCTGGGGCTGATACCACCGGTGCAGGCTGGCGTGGGGCCGTGCGACGAAGCCTCGACGACGTTTGTGACTACCCCCAGCCCCTGGGTCAAAGCTGTTGATTCCCTGCTGCAGGGCCCATTCGATCGGGGCGTAGTAGCAGACCTCGAAGTGAAGACAATCAATCTCCTCGTGGCTTCCCCAGTAGCGGCCCCATAGCTGACGGCCGTCCTGCACGCACATCGACATCCCCACAGGATCGCGCGGGTCACCGCGGTGGGCGGAAAAAAGAACCAGCTGATCGCGATGCCGCTGGGCCAGTGCTTCAAAGAAACCCTCCTCCAGGTATTTGCTGCCCCAGGGCCCCCAGCGGGCACAGTGCTGCTCATAAAAGCGATGCATCGTCTGAAGCAGGGCGAGGTCGAGCTGGTCGCCGCTGAGGGGCGTCACCGTGATGCCTGCCTTCGCTACGGCCTTGCGTTCCCGCTTGATG
The Synechococcus sp. PROS-U-1 DNA segment above includes these coding regions:
- a CDS encoding DUF3120 domain-containing protein, which gives rise to MIGGTWQTSAPARSWSFPVARIAAAMVVLPVFLQAPWVRLDPFSATLFTGVLVAAGLVLHQSRSQTASDLGSLLVGFSGSWLAGCIFWGWLRAHPVLHLPVEAFAVPVALGGLQGRWRLAATFYLSSLVGTACTDLAMAATGVMRFWPEVVTASLNQAPLLLHQAGLHLLQPLPLLTLVVAAALVLMAGRRLNLSSAGSNGDAGAMASAVLITTLWVDGLFLLTALLQPGLSGLIE
- the psbU gene encoding photosystem II complex extrinsic protein PsbU; the protein is MKRLLSWLTGALLMASLMAGLVLPSSVYADDDLRSKYSGNEIRNVVDDKIAESEGKVDLNNSSVRRFQQFPGMYPTMAGKIVLGGPYNSVDDVLSLDLTDRQQELFAKYRDNFIVTPPSIALNEGDDRINDGQYR
- the nadB gene encoding L-aspartate oxidase, producing MAQPRSSNPIPSGPWDVVVIGAGAAGLMTCLDLPPGLKVLLLNRNTGRRSSSRWAQGGIAAVTRKEDSADSHAEDTVLAGAGLCDGDAVRLLVQEAPHCVERLGQLGMAFDRDQNGLATTLEAAHSHRRVLHVQDRTGRALVDVLRDCVEQRPGLLHRRGVRVTQLLVRDGRCCGVQVLDGAHLHGIEARAVVLASGGGGHLFANTTNPAQACGEGIALAWQAGAAVEDLEFVQFHPTAIRLDDAPCFLISEAVRGEGGVLVDSLGGSPVAHLRQRDLSPRDQVSRALMQAMQRQQVKQMWLDFAAIPRDQAERRFPTILDRCDELGLNPLERPIPVAPAAHYWMGGVATDLQAATTLPGLFAVGEVACTGLHGANRLASNSLMECLVFAHRLKEIELGPTPQALTTGKAQPLELDLDGSSSSQLIDAIEQLRQLCWRRAGVERSATGLSHALTKVKEDMQHLEQQALLQALLRQDPCAARLLAESSRRDLNLLLDLHHRLLTSRLMLEACLFRGESRGGHYRSDAPAPLPQWRQHSRQQREQGIFTRAVRP
- a CDS encoding vitamin K epoxide reductase family protein, giving the protein MGTTRLVSRRRQDSGAKWARIAMAVLATAGLIDTGSITLKRWGLLGNLTCPMGADGCDKVLNSAWGTVFAGIPLSFVGVLAYGAVLLMALLPLLPGLQENKSDLSRRTWWGLFTVSLAMAVFSGVLLGVMLLKIQAFCFFCVLSAGLSLALLILSIVGGGWEDLGQLLFRGVLLALAVLLGGLIWASVVDPNRPEAVVSGTVAPVVTTESTPASIALAEHLTSSGAVMYSAYWCPHCHEQKELFGKQASDQLQVVECAPDGENNQADLCRSKGLEGFPSWEINGSIDSGVKGLDTLAELSGYEGDTDF
- the rimO gene encoding 30S ribosomal protein S12 methylthiotransferase RimO — translated: MTSTPTKPTVAFAHLGCEKNRVDTEHMVGLLAEAGYGVSTDESDAAVVVVNTCSFIQDAREESVRTLVGLAEQGKELIIAGCLAQHFQEELLESIPEAKAIVGTGDYQHIVDVLQRVEAGERVNQVSTVPTFVGDEHLPRQRTTDQAVAFLKVAEGCDYRCAFCIIPKLRGDQRSRPIESIVAEAQQLAEQGVQELILISQITTNYGLDLYGKPKLAELLRALGEVEIPWIRVHYAYPTGLTPDVLAAYRDVPNVVPYLDLPLQHSHPEVLRAMNRPWQADVNDRLLDQIREQLPDAVLRTTLIVGFPGETEEHFQHLMAFLEHQRFDHVGVFTFSPEDGTAAADLPDHVDPEVAQARKDALMALQQPISAERNSRWVGRTVDVLIEQHNPQTGEMIGRCARFAPEVDGEVRVQPGEDGQQAAPGSLVPVEITGADIYDLSGRVVGARAMVAAARRQG
- a CDS encoding MFS transporter — its product is MTLFKLDAEQQRKLFLIASGVSTAGSFAGITAKGWILMKGGVDPFVLALNFAALSLPSLLVSGPAGVRTDCVGCERVLVQAQWALLAASGLGALAIPLLEGTPQVLLLLCSTLLVGIAGAYELTARNKYCSILVERPEQLAGYLTSFSVVFNVGKLVGPPIGGWLLAATGPAWALGIDAASYLLPIASLMFLLRPNRDQEVRSSGGEDASLLNAWRHCGSTLQGVLSFTAVLCLIGFYHPGLTPLIAFEQLGAKPTDLGLFTSVLAGGSILGGVVLQRNSQRFCRRPFLTLGGFGLITAVAQLGMARTSGPGFSLAMAFLIGAGTAGLLSSCNLISQIGSPQVMRGRMAGLSQIAFLGGGGLSGLIVAVLVMSTSLSTAFALTGGLSAVVAVLWMRKRGAKRLEPLR
- a CDS encoding cytochrome B6, whose translation is MGVGIYLGLVGSGLVTAFVLTKILKGIKLI
- a CDS encoding B12-binding domain-containing radical SAM protein encodes the protein MRTLFVYPEFPKTFWSYEKILELVNRKVLLPPLGMVTVAALLPQDWEMKLVDRNVREVTEEEWDWAELVIISGMIVQKDDMAVQIGKAKERGLPVAIGGPFASSTPDAPELDQADFKILDEGEITLPMFLEALERGETSGRFTSEGDKPDVTATPIPRFDLLQLDAYDSMSVQFSRGCPFNCEFCDIIVLYGRKPRTKTPEQLVAELQYLYDLGWRRSIFLVDDNFIGNKRNAKLLLPEIRTWQEERGYPFSFATEASVDLADDDEMMRMMHDARFESVFLGIETPDEASLETARKVQNTRNPLDAAVDRITANGIRVMAGFIIGFDGEKDGAGRRIVDFVTRTGIPAAMMGMLQALPKTALWARLEREGRLIQGEEAAKGVNQTNLLNFEPTRPIRDIANEYVEAFCALYEPNAYMDRVYSYYLKMGAPRWKAAAKLPTWIDIKALSTVVWRQGIKRNTRSRFWKYMFGMARQNPALLEQFLVVLAHNEHFLEYRSIVQREIREQLESLPPEEPTTPKELQPV
- a CDS encoding DUF4346 domain-containing protein, translated to MTTTPEAPASTAAAMDALDQRLSQRFIALDPSGYFLIKLDRDAAELVLEHYGNTIDDKGLARDSETGDVLRCDGVNAPRRPSAIYRGRTAKQLGIQLTEGDGPHALSRLDHALYLGRELQKAEQCLRNDTSYVQD